A region of Necator americanus strain Aroian chromosome I, whole genome shotgun sequence DNA encodes the following proteins:
- a CDS encoding hypothetical protein (NECATOR_CHRI.G2842.T1), translated as MERSKLGRTPKFRRKASTATAVMTLATVEDDGTQVERKTRRQTRRQTRSGVADQGTFKEAFRGFCDRTLKTGVQQLADEFMKLKMSTQAIGSRPKTAYDANPEKNRYREVFCIDATRVILTWPPGFNDYIHANWVNGVDKQKKFICTQGPNDKTVDDFWRMVWQEKCKSIVMLCNIMECGKQKCEQYWPLTTETPMSLASGLTVKFISTDAIEKSVELTKIELLDPSGTRHAVEHFHWTDWPDRGVPNSTTLAIFRMLRKVNRLTPCVVHCSAGIGRTGTVVGIDLIYRRLERGDKDVSLLKVVTELREMRHGAVQMDAQYLYMHRILLVVAENLKIITPAETEKFTQEYDQLLKNRGFL; from the exons ATGGAGAGGTCAAAACTAGGCAGAACACCAAAATTTCGGAGGAAGGCCAGCACTGCGACCGCAGTGATGACAT TGGCCACCGTTGAGGATGATGGTACACAGGTAGAACGGAAAACACGACGTCAAACTCGGAGGCAAACTCGAAGTGGCGTAGCGGATCAAGGAACCTTTAAAGAGGCATTCAGAGGTTTCTGTGATAGGACTTTGAAG ACAGGAGTACAACAACTGGCAGATGAAttcatgaaattaaaaatgtcTACACAAGCCATCGGTAGTAGACCAAAAACCGCATATGATgctaatccagaaaagaatcGTTATCGAG AGGTGTTCTGTATCGATGCGACTCGAGTTATACTAACATGGCCTCCAGGCTTCAATGACTATATTCATGCTAATTGGGTTAATGGAGTtgacaaacaaaagaaattcatttgTACTCAG GGCCCCAACGACAAAACTGTGGACGACTTTTGGAGGATGGTTTGGCAGGAGAAATGTAAGAGTATAGTGATGTTATGCAACATAATGGAATGCGGCAAACAGAAATGCGAGCAATACTGGCCTCTCACAACAGAAACTCCG ATGAGCCTCGCTAGCGGTCTCACGGTAAAATTTATCTCAACGGATGCGATTGAAAAAAGTGTCGAGTTAACGAAAATAGAACTACTTGACCCCTCTGGG ACTCGGCACGCGGTCGAACATTTCCACTGGACCGATTGGCCGGATCGAGGTGTGCCCAACTCGACGACACTTGCAATATTTCGCATGCTTCGTAAAGTGAACCGCTTAACCCCATGTGTTGTACATTGCTCAGCTGGCATTGGACGTACTGGTACTGTCGTCGGCATCGACCTAATCTATCGACGGTTAGAACGTGGTGACAAAGAT GTAAGTCTCCTAAAGGTGGTCACAGAATTACGAGAAATGAGACACGGAGCCGTTCAAATGGATGCACAGTATCTTTACATGCACCGAATTTTACTTGTTGTTGCAGAGAATTTAAAG ATCATCACTCCAgcagaaactgaaaaattcaCACAAGAATACGATCAGCTTCTAAAGAATCGCggtttcctttga
- a CDS encoding hypothetical protein (NECATOR_CHRI.G2843.T1) encodes MKQTTSPHNTNNVLFAGEQQKQETNINSVILHIEAQERGSVVETAEFGLNGKSFDKRGENLLKEWIGRVGDGRVVFGIGNGKASFETQTAVASMIRSGKFEAYVKFCTVPENGASKYSITPLAEQDLPNMPPTQRSAVSIGRRLIDPMAEYVKIEPKHLGMGMYQHSVNEKKLSEALALVVRECVSMRGVDVNVASVQLLEKVCGLNKKTAAGLVALREQLGRIHSREEIKSVKGLGAKAYEQCAGFLTVTNGSEDGLDAPKKKKKKLVSEPLDRTIIHPSQYGIARSLLSRVGLTPSDLPCQFLPNKLQTLTNLTPEEEAVRDLFCTEIKTLPPPDLMVDIRKIGSLKVGEKVIGRVSNQVDFGLFVDIGAEKSALAHRSTLRQPYPEVGASLMFVITNVDVQKGRIGVRPLE; translated from the exons ATGAAGCAGACTACTAGTCCTCACAATACTAATAACGTCTTATTCGCAGgggaacaacaaaaacaagaaacaaacatCAACTCTGTCATTTTGCACATTGAAGCTCAGGAAAGAG GATCTGTGGTGGAAACGGCTGAATTTGGTTTGAACGGGAAATCGTTCGATAAACGTGGTGAGAATCTGCTAAAGGAGTGGATTGGTCGAGTTGGTGACGGTCGTGTTGTATTCGGTATTGGAAATGGTAAAGCATCGTTCGAAACTCAGACGGCGGTCGCCTCGATGATACGTTCAGGGAAATTCGAAGCTTATGTGAAATTTTG CACTGTTCCGGAGAACGGTGCCTCGAAGTACAGTATCACTCCACTTGCCGAACAGGATCTGCCGAATATGCCACCGACTCAGCGTAGTGCAG TATCGATCGGTCGTCGACTTATTGATCCAATGGCAGAATACGTCAAAATTGAGCCGAAACACCTAGGAATGGGAATGTATCAG CACTcagtaaatgaaaagaagttgtCGGAAGCACTTGCTTTGGTGGTGAGGGAATGCGTATCTATGAGAGGCGTTGACGTGAACGTTGCATCTGTCCAGCTGTTGGA GAAAGTTTGCGGTTTGAATAAGAAGACCGCTGCGGGTTTGGTTGCTTTAAGGGAACAGCTGGGAAGAATACATTCACGAGAAGAAATCAAGAGTGTGAAAGGGTTAGGAGCAAAAGCGTACGAGCAATGTGCTG GTTTTCTCACTGTAACCAACGGTAGTGAAGACGGTTTGGAtgctccaaaaaagaaaaagaagaaactggtCAGTGAGCCTCTGGATCGAACAATAATACATCCATCCCAGTATGGAATAGCGAGAAG CCTTCTCTCACGTGTCGGCCTCACACCTTCTGATCTACCTTGTCAATTTCTGCCCAACAAACTGCAAACACTTACAAATTTGACGCCTGAGGAAGAGGCTGTCCGTGATCTCTTTTGTACAGAAATTAAAACACTACCTCCTCCTGATCTCATG GTAGATATTCGCAAAATAGGTTCACTTAAAGTTGGAGAAAAAGTGATTGGCCGAGTTTCCAACCAGGTGGACTTCGGGCTATTCGTGGATATCGGCGCTGAGAAGAGCGCGCTCGCTCATCGCAGTACCCTTCGCCAGCCCTATCCAGAA GTTGGAGCAAGTCTTATGTTCGTTATTACGAACGTTGACGTACAGAAAGGAAGGATTGGCGTAAGACCGCTTGAGTAA
- a CDS encoding hypothetical protein (NECATOR_CHRI.G2843.T2) has product MRKKSCKALRSSTALQLTVEPAFSHQCYSELERRSVVETAEFGLNGKSFDKRGENLLKEWIGRVGDGRVVFGIGNGKASFETQTAVASMIRSGKFEAYVKFCTVPENGASKYSITPLAEQDLPNMPPTQRSAVSIGRRLIDPMAEYVKIEPKHLGMGMYQHSVNEKKLSEALALVVRECVSMRGVDVNVASVQLLEKVCGLNKKTAAGLVALREQLGRIHSREEIKSVKGLGAKAYEQCAGFLTVTNGSEDGLDAPKKKKKKLVSEPLDRTIIHPSQYGIARSLLSRVGLTPSDLPCQFLPNKLQTLTNLTPEEEAVRDLFCTEIKTLPPPDLMVDIRKIGSLKVGEKVIGRVSNQVDFGLFVDIGAEKSALAHRSTLRQPYPEVGASLMFVITNVDVQKGRIGVRPLE; this is encoded by the exons atgcgaaaaaaatcttgtaaaGCCCTTCGTTCTTCAACG GCACTGCAACTGACTGTAGAACCTGCGTTCAGTCACCAATGCTATTCTGAATTGGAACGTA GATCTGTGGTGGAAACGGCTGAATTTGGTTTGAACGGGAAATCGTTCGATAAACGTGGTGAGAATCTGCTAAAGGAGTGGATTGGTCGAGTTGGTGACGGTCGTGTTGTATTCGGTATTGGAAATGGTAAAGCATCGTTCGAAACTCAGACGGCGGTCGCCTCGATGATACGTTCAGGGAAATTCGAAGCTTATGTGAAATTTTG CACTGTTCCGGAGAACGGTGCCTCGAAGTACAGTATCACTCCACTTGCCGAACAGGATCTGCCGAATATGCCACCGACTCAGCGTAGTGCAG TATCGATCGGTCGTCGACTTATTGATCCAATGGCAGAATACGTCAAAATTGAGCCGAAACACCTAGGAATGGGAATGTATCAG CACTcagtaaatgaaaagaagttgtCGGAAGCACTTGCTTTGGTGGTGAGGGAATGCGTATCTATGAGAGGCGTTGACGTGAACGTTGCATCTGTCCAGCTGTTGGA GAAAGTTTGCGGTTTGAATAAGAAGACCGCTGCGGGTTTGGTTGCTTTAAGGGAACAGCTGGGAAGAATACATTCACGAGAAGAAATCAAGAGTGTGAAAGGGTTAGGAGCAAAAGCGTACGAGCAATGTGCTG GTTTTCTCACTGTAACCAACGGTAGTGAAGACGGTTTGGAtgctccaaaaaagaaaaagaagaaactggtCAGTGAGCCTCTGGATCGAACAATAATACATCCATCCCAGTATGGAATAGCGAGAAG CCTTCTCTCACGTGTCGGCCTCACACCTTCTGATCTACCTTGTCAATTTCTGCCCAACAAACTGCAAACACTTACAAATTTGACGCCTGAGGAAGAGGCTGTCCGTGATCTCTTTTGTACAGAAATTAAAACACTACCTCCTCCTGATCTCATG GTAGATATTCGCAAAATAGGTTCACTTAAAGTTGGAGAAAAAGTGATTGGCCGAGTTTCCAACCAGGTGGACTTCGGGCTATTCGTGGATATCGGCGCTGAGAAGAGCGCGCTCGCTCATCGCAGTACCCTTCGCCAGCCCTATCCAGAA GTTGGAGCAAGTCTTATGTTCGTTATTACGAACGTTGACGTACAGAAAGGAAGGATTGGCGTAAGACCGCTTGAGTAA
- a CDS encoding hypothetical protein (NECATOR_CHRI.G2844.T1) produces the protein MSYNPYQPSGYPPPVVVPPAVVAPPVVVPPPVMMAPPPPVVYCPPPVVYGAPNVVIYEDCYPRYHHHHHHHGWC, from the exons ATGTCCTACAACCCCTACCAA CCTTCCGGTTATCCTCCACCAGTGGTCGTTCCACCTGCTGTGGTTGCTCCTCCAGTAGTGGTACCACCACCAGTGATGATGGCACCTCCACCTCCAGTTGTCTACTGTCCACCTCCTGTAGTATACGGAGCACCTAAT GTGGTCATCTACGAGGACTGCTATCCTCGTTATCACCATCATCACCATCACCACGGATGGTGCTAA